Part of the Actinomyces howellii genome, CTTCGAGACGGCCTTCCCGGGCTACTCGCACTCCGCGACCTACAGCGCCCTGCCCTTCGGGATCCTGGCCGAGAGCCAGCCCACGGGGGTCCTCGACCGCTACGCGGTGCGCTACGTCGTGCAGTCCGGAGCCGACCTCGTCCCGGGCCTGCGCGAGGAGCCTGCCGCCGCGCAGCGCCACCTCGTCCTGTCAGAGTCCTCAGGGAGCCTGCGTACGACGAGCCTCACCGGTCCCTTCCGAGGGATCATCCTGGACTGCTCGGGCTACGGCGGGCTGCGCGCGGACCCCGGGACGCTGTCGTTGTCGATCGTCGACGACCTCACCGGAGAGGTGATCACGCGCACCGAGGGCACGATCCAGGGTGCCCCGGGGCAGGCGGGCATGCTGCTCCTTCCCGGCGAGGACGTCGACCCCGCAAGGAGCTGGCACGCCGAGCTGAGCCTGTCCGGCACCTCGGCGAGCCTGACCCTGGGGGCGCAGGATTCGGGCGAGGTCAACCTGGGGGTCCTGCGCGCAGGTGACGACGGCCTCACCCTCGTCCACTCCTCTGACTCGGTGGTCTTCGAGCGCGAGACGGCGCTGCCGCGGGTGCGCTGGGCCTCCGAGGAGGTCGTCATCGAGGACCCGACGTGGCGCATCCACTCGATGAACACCGGCGCCGTCGACGCCGACACGGTGGTCCTGGAGTACCCGGAGGCGGCTCGCGGTGTCTCCGGCTCAGACGCCACGGTGACGAGCAGGGACCTGAGCACCGACGCCATGGAGGTCGAGATCAGCTCCGAGGGCCCGGGCTGGGTCGTCATCGCCGACCCCCTGCGCGACCGCGGCTGGCAGGCGGTCCTCGACGGTCAGGAGGTCGAGCTCGTCGAGGCCGAGCACGCCGCGGTGGCCGTCTACGTGCCCGAGGCGGGCGAGCACGTCCTGCGCCTCACCTACGCCCCGAGGACCCTGGTCCTCGGAGCGGCGGTCACCGGCGTCTCGTGGAGCCTGATCATGGCGGCGGGGATGGTCGAGGTCCTGCGCCGACGCCGAGGCTGAGAGACCGATCGTCCTCGCCTCGCCCGGCCCCGTCGCAGGGCCTGAGTGCACCGGCCTCAGCGACCCCCGCTCCCGCCCCGGACCGGCCGGCGCCGCACGAGGACGATCCCGACCGCCCCCGCCAGCAGGTCGGCGACGGTCAGCGCCAGGCGCGAGGCCAGGACGACCGCGACGACGCCCCCGGAGGACAGGGTGCCCGCCAGGACCAGACCGAGGACGGCCTCGCGGACCCCGGCACCAGCCGGGACGACGACGACGAGGAAGCCGACCGTCCACGCCAGGGCGTAGCCGCCCACGCACAGCACGAGGGCGGAGGCAGACGCGGCCATGCCCGTGCCCACCGCCAGGACCCACACCTGGAGGCCCGCCACGACCCAGGCGGCCAGGGTCCAGGCCGCGCAGGCGCCCACCGCCCGCCATCCCAGCGGCGCCTCGAGGGGCGGGCGGCCGGTCGCCCGCAGAGCCAGCCCCAGGATCCGGTTGAGCACCGGTGGCAGGAGCACGACGACGAGCACCGGCAGCGCCAGGACGCTCAGGCCGTAGGTCCGGGCGACCTGCGGGGGAGCGAAGGGCATCGTGCCCGCCGCCAGGGCCAGTCCCGTCACGGTGGACACGACGACCGTGACGACCATGACCGACACCGAGCGCCGCCGGGGGATGGCGTGGTCGGCCCCCATCTCGGCGGCCGCCAGCACGTTCCACACCCCTCCGGGAAGGTACTTGCCCAGCTGGGAGACGAAGAACACCGAGAAGGCCGTGCGCAGCGGCAGGCGGGTGCCGGCACCCGCCAGCAGGGAACGCCATGCCAGCATGGTGAGCAGGACGTAGCCGCATCCGGCGGCCAGGGCGCCCGCCGCGGCGGCCGGACCCATCGCGGTGACGGCCGCACGGACCTCCTCCCACTGGGAGGCCACCGCCCACACCGCTGCGACGAGCGCGACGACGAGGAACCCCAGCCTCACCGGGGTCGAGCGCAGCGCGGCGGCCAGCCGGCTCACCGCTGCCCTCCCCGGTCCCGGGAGCCCAGCCCCGCCACAAGAGGTGCGACCACCCGCTCGGGGGTGTAGGCCAGCGCGGTCCGCGAGGCACCCTCCCAGGCCCGCGCCAGGGCCCGGGGGTCGGTGGCGAGCACCTCAAGGGCCTCTGCCAGCGCTCGGGGGTCGCCCGCCTCGACGAGCACCGCACCGTCGCCCAGCGCCCTGCGCTGGGCAGCGGTGTCGGAGGTGACGACTGCGCAGCCCGCGGCCATCCCCTGGAAGACCTTGTTGGGCACGACGTCCCTGGCCTTGGGGGTCGTGCCCATGATGCCCAGGCACACGTCGTGGGAGGCCACGAGCCCCGCCAGGTCGTCGGCCGCCACCCAGTCCACCCAGGTGACCGGCACCCCGCGCAGGATCTGCTCGCACTGAGCCCGGTCCTGGCCGGAGCCGATGATCGTGGCGCGCACCGGGGCACCGCGCTCCGCCAGCAGCCGCAGCGCCTCGGCGATGGTCGGTGCGCCCTGCAAGGGGGTGAACAGGCCGAAGAACACGACCGACAGAGGACGGTCGTGGTCCCGCCGGGGCTCGCGGTGCCCGTCCGCCGCCTCACGGCCCGCCTCGTACCACGACCGCGGCGCGCCGACGGGCACGACCACCGCCCGCCGAAGGGGGCCGGCAGCCAGCTGGGCCGCGTGCTCCTCGGTGTCGAGCACGACGACGTCGGCGGCGCGCGTGGCCAGGGCGTCGAGGACCTCGAGGAGACGGGCGCGCAGGCCAGCCTCCCCCCGGTCCCGTGCGGTGCCCGCGGCAAAGATGAGGTGGTCGAGGGCGATCGTCGTGCGTGGGTACAGCGCCCGGGCCAGCAGGACGTCGAAGTGACCCATGTACCCCACGAGCACGGCCTCGGGGGCCCGCTCCCCCCGGAAGCGTCTGCTGCCCGCCGCGAGCCTCGCCCAGCGCGACGCCAGGCGGCCGGCGAGCACCGGCAGGCGCCAGGGCTGCTTGAGGATCGCCACCCGCTCGGCCGTGCTCAGGCCGAGCGGGAGGTCGAGCTCGCGCACCGTCCACCCCGGGGTCGCGGCCAGTCCCTCCAGGAGGACCCCGACCCGGGGGTGCGCGGCGACGTCGTAGGTGCCGAATGCCAGGACACGTCTCACGGGCGGGGCTCCTCGTCCTCGCCCCGGTCCCCGCCGGGTCCCGGGGCGTCGGTCCGGCCGTACTCGATGCCCTTGATGCGCTCGAG contains:
- a CDS encoding lysylphosphatidylglycerol synthase domain-containing protein — encoded protein: MSRLAAALRSTPVRLGFLVVALVAAVWAVASQWEEVRAAVTAMGPAAAAGALAAGCGYVLLTMLAWRSLLAGAGTRLPLRTAFSVFFVSQLGKYLPGGVWNVLAAAEMGADHAIPRRRSVSVMVVTVVVSTVTGLALAAGTMPFAPPQVARTYGLSVLALPVLVVVLLPPVLNRILGLALRATGRPPLEAPLGWRAVGACAAWTLAAWVVAGLQVWVLAVGTGMAASASALVLCVGGYALAWTVGFLVVVVPAGAGVREAVLGLVLAGTLSSGGVVAVVLASRLALTVADLLAGAVGIVLVRRRPVRGGSGGR
- a CDS encoding glycosyltransferase family 4 protein is translated as MRRVLAFGTYDVAAHPRVGVLLEGLAATPGWTVRELDLPLGLSTAERVAILKQPWRLPVLAGRLASRWARLAAGSRRFRGERAPEAVLVGYMGHFDVLLARALYPRTTIALDHLIFAAGTARDRGEAGLRARLLEVLDALATRAADVVVLDTEEHAAQLAAGPLRRAVVVPVGAPRSWYEAGREAADGHREPRRDHDRPLSVVFFGLFTPLQGAPTIAEALRLLAERGAPVRATIIGSGQDRAQCEQILRGVPVTWVDWVAADDLAGLVASHDVCLGIMGTTPKARDVVPNKVFQGMAAGCAVVTSDTAAQRRALGDGAVLVEAGDPRALAEALEVLATDPRALARAWEGASRTALAYTPERVVAPLVAGLGSRDRGGQR